A section of the Clostridium felsineum DSM 794 genome encodes:
- a CDS encoding NCS2 family permease gives MLDKIFHLSENKTNVKTEILAGITTFLTMAYILVVNPDILGKTGMPVKAIFVATALSSFVGTLIMAFVANYPFGMAPGMGLNALFTYTICIKLHFSWKTALAASLIEGIIFLVLNVFKIRQIILNSVPQTLKYAISIGIGFFITFIGLQDAGIIVGSSGTLVTLASLKSPTVLLAVIGVLLIAVLYNKNIKGSFVIGMLIIYVLGIIFGVAKAPSGIVSLPPSVEPVFLKFDFKSAAVIGIVPVILTMLFIDIFDSIGTLIGLASKANLLDKEGNIKNADKVLTADAIGSTLGACLGTSTPVAFVESASGIAEGGRTGLTGLTVALLFLLSLFFSPILTVIPSFATGPVLIVLGAVMMEPISKVDFSDFTECFPVFITLILILLTYSITDGLAFGFLSYVVIKVFGGKAKEIPIPLYVISILFVGMFALY, from the coding sequence ATGTTAGATAAGATTTTTCACTTATCCGAAAACAAAACTAATGTTAAGACAGAAATTTTAGCAGGTATTACAACTTTTTTGACAATGGCTTACATACTTGTGGTTAATCCGGATATACTAGGCAAAACTGGAATGCCAGTTAAGGCAATATTTGTAGCAACAGCATTATCATCTTTTGTAGGAACCTTGATAATGGCATTTGTAGCTAATTATCCTTTTGGAATGGCTCCTGGTATGGGACTTAACGCATTATTTACGTATACTATATGTATTAAATTACATTTTTCATGGAAAACAGCTCTTGCAGCATCATTAATTGAAGGTATTATATTTTTAGTATTAAATGTATTTAAAATTAGACAAATTATTTTAAATAGTGTACCTCAGACTTTAAAGTATGCTATAAGTATAGGAATAGGATTCTTTATAACCTTTATAGGACTTCAAGATGCAGGTATTATAGTTGGAAGTAGCGGAACCTTAGTTACACTTGCAAGTCTTAAATCGCCTACAGTATTATTAGCGGTTATAGGAGTGCTACTAATAGCTGTTCTTTACAATAAGAATATAAAAGGCTCATTTGTAATAGGAATGTTAATTATATATGTACTTGGTATAATTTTTGGAGTTGCAAAAGCACCTTCTGGAATAGTATCATTACCACCATCAGTTGAACCAGTATTTTTAAAATTTGACTTTAAAAGTGCAGCAGTTATTGGAATTGTTCCAGTAATACTTACAATGTTATTTATTGATATATTTGATAGTATAGGTACTCTTATAGGGTTAGCTTCAAAGGCAAATTTGCTTGATAAAGAAGGAAACATTAAAAATGCAGATAAAGTTTTAACTGCAGATGCTATCGGGTCAACTTTAGGAGCATGTCTTGGTACTTCAACACCAGTTGCATTTGTTGAGTCAGCTTCAGGTATAGCAGAAGGCGGAAGAACAGGCCTTACAGGACTTACAGTTGCATTACTATTTTTGTTGTCATTATTCTTCTCACCAATACTTACAGTAATACCTTCTTTTGCAACAGGACCAGTACTTATTGTATTAGGAGCTGTAATGATGGAACCTATATCAAAAGTTGATTTTTCAGATTTTACAGAGTGCTTCCCTGTATTTATAACACTAATATTGATACTTTTAACGTATTCAATTACAGATGGACTTGCATTCGGATTTTTATCATATGTTGTAATAAAGGTATTTGGTGGAAAAGCAAAGGAAATTCCAATCCCACTATATGTTATATCAATACTATTTGTTGGAATGTTTGCTTTGTATTAG
- a CDS encoding TetR/AcrR family transcriptional regulator, giving the protein MLNRKAMEKLNRKMSIIDAAERVFFDKGFYNATMDDVSKEAEFTKKTIYSYFKSKEEIYYEIMLRGYKILNAMNDKLLKENSNDNEIENIRKMGEVYLEFSIKYEGYFKAILEYKNDEISKNESVNLELFNECYKQGEYSISLLKQIVERGISKKQIINDYEPVDISLTLWSCILGFSSMAINKNEYTKKFYNRNSEEILRNALDIILRSIRR; this is encoded by the coding sequence ATGCTAAATCGTAAAGCAATGGAAAAGTTAAATAGAAAAATGAGTATAATAGATGCAGCTGAAAGAGTTTTCTTTGATAAGGGTTTTTATAATGCTACAATGGATGATGTTTCAAAAGAAGCAGAGTTCACTAAAAAAACTATATATTCTTATTTTAAAAGTAAGGAAGAAATATATTATGAAATAATGCTTAGGGGATATAAGATACTAAATGCAATGAATGATAAATTACTAAAGGAAAATAGCAATGATAATGAGATTGAGAATATAAGAAAGATGGGAGAGGTGTATTTAGAGTTTAGCATTAAGTATGAGGGATATTTTAAAGCAATTTTAGAATACAAAAATGATGAGATTTCAAAAAATGAAAGTGTGAATTTAGAACTTTTCAATGAATGCTATAAACAAGGAGAGTATTCCATTAGTTTATTAAAGCAAATTGTTGAAAGAGGAATAAGTAAAAAACAGATCATTAATGATTATGAGCCTGTAGATATAAGTCTTACTTTATGGTCATGTATTTTGGGATTTTCAAGTATGGCTATAAATAAAAATGAGTATACAAAGAAATTTTATAATAGAAATTCAGAGGAAATACTTAGAAATGCACTTGATATTATCCTAAGGTCTATAAGGAGGTAG
- a CDS encoding TetR/AcrR family transcriptional regulator yields the protein MEKSKYHHGNLKEDMIKNGLQLLTTEGYEEFSLRKVAKMCGVSHTAPYKHFRNKDELISAIIFEATQKFKRSLEETSLRYQNDFQKQIVEVGKRYIKFMVENPDYFKVLFINDLNTKLVIQDESLAFVRGDAFVPFKETASNYLNSLNLNYSDKDLNLSILLIWSTIHGLAALLTNKAIIYSGDYLELADSIISKNLSIVLNLL from the coding sequence ATGGAAAAAAGCAAGTATCATCATGGTAATTTAAAAGAAGATATGATAAAAAACGGACTACAACTTTTAACTACTGAAGGCTATGAGGAATTTTCTCTAAGAAAAGTGGCAAAGATGTGTGGAGTTAGTCACACTGCTCCATACAAGCATTTTAGAAATAAAGATGAACTGATTTCAGCAATAATTTTTGAGGCAACACAAAAATTCAAAAGATCTCTTGAAGAAACATCACTTAGATACCAAAATGATTTTCAAAAACAAATAGTCGAAGTTGGCAAACGTTACATAAAATTCATGGTTGAAAACCCCGACTATTTCAAAGTACTTTTTATAAATGATTTAAACACTAAATTGGTAATTCAAGATGAAAGCCTAGCTTTTGTTAGGGGAGATGCTTTTGTTCCATTTAAAGAAACTGCTTCAAATTATTTAAATTCTTTAAACTTAAACTATAGCGATAAAGATTTAAATTTAAGTATTTTATTAATTTGGAGTACTATTCATGGACTAGCTGCTCTTTTAACAAATAAAGCAATAATATATTCAGGTGACTATCTTGAGTTAGCCGATAGTATTATTAGTAAAAACTTAAGTATTGTACTGAATTTATTATAA
- a CDS encoding DUF624 domain-containing protein → MSKNTLEDNILYIIGEYLWLFIISSLCFFIVNIPFIFCSYVYIKSKSYMIFKIIMVLSVFCGPSILALFYEMNKVIEKNDISNNVMKKFFRGYKKNFFEGIFYWSLILIAYMVFNFYFRNLKPLGGINSEVFRGVLLGSKILFFAFVVIVFDVISVIYIRAKRVIRITFLLYKSNLRIFVEIIAIILIFYYFINNINSIFIIFVSFFCYIIAYVSRPILTEAKREFFNIEI, encoded by the coding sequence ATGAGTAAAAACACTTTAGAAGATAATATTTTATACATAATAGGAGAATATTTGTGGCTTTTTATAATTTCTAGTTTATGTTTTTTTATAGTGAATATACCTTTTATTTTTTGTTCATATGTATATATAAAAAGTAAAAGTTATATGATTTTTAAAATTATAATGGTTCTATCTGTATTCTGCGGACCTTCTATTTTAGCATTGTTTTATGAAATGAATAAGGTCATAGAAAAAAATGATATATCAAATAACGTTATGAAAAAGTTTTTTCGTGGTTATAAAAAAAATTTTTTTGAAGGTATTTTTTATTGGAGTTTGATTTTAATAGCTTACATGGTATTTAATTTTTATTTTAGAAATTTAAAACCTCTAGGCGGAATTAATAGTGAGGTATTTAGAGGAGTATTATTGGGAAGTAAAATTCTTTTTTTTGCATTTGTTGTGATTGTTTTTGATGTGATTTCAGTGATTTATATTAGAGCAAAAAGAGTTATAAGAATTACTTTTCTTTTATATAAAAGTAATTTGAGAATATTTGTAGAAATAATAGCTATAATATTAATTTTTTATTATTTTATAAATAACATAAACTCTATATTTATAATATTTGTAAGCTTTTTTTGTTATATAATAGCTTATGTTTCAAGACCAATTTTAACTGAGGCTAAGAGAGAGTTTTTTAATATTGAAATATGA
- a CDS encoding peptidylprolyl isomerase: MKNPIATIEMENGSKIKIELYPHIAPNTVNNFISLINHNFYDGVIFHRVIPGFMIQGGDPDGNGMGGPGYSIKGEFSSNGFPNNLKHEKGVISMARTGFPDSAGSQFFIMTETSPHLDGDYAAFGKVIEGIEEVDRIVSVKRDYSDKPLEDQRMKTVSIETFGEEYPEAEIIEE; encoded by the coding sequence ATGAAAAATCCAATAGCAACAATTGAAATGGAAAATGGAAGTAAGATAAAAATAGAATTATATCCACATATAGCACCAAATACTGTGAATAATTTCATTTCTCTTATAAACCACAATTTTTATGATGGAGTAATATTCCATAGAGTAATACCAGGATTTATGATTCAAGGAGGAGATCCTGATGGAAACGGAATGGGTGGTCCTGGTTATTCTATAAAAGGAGAATTTTCATCAAATGGTTTTCCTAATAATTTAAAACATGAAAAGGGAGTAATTTCTATGGCTAGAACTGGTTTCCCTGATTCAGCAGGTTCTCAGTTCTTTATAATGACAGAAACTTCACCTCATCTTGATGGAGATTATGCTGCATTTGGAAAGGTTATAGAAGGAATTGAGGAAGTTGATAGAATAGTTTCAGTTAAAAGAGATTATTCAGATAAGCCTTTAGAAGATCAAAGAATGAAGACAGTATCAATAGAAACTTTTGGAGAAGAGTATCCAGAAGCGGAAATAATTGAAGAATAG
- a CDS encoding FMN-binding protein, producing the protein MVRKIVLSVIGVVISIGIIVLARYFMSVNNYQSKVKDTKIENVNLQKVADGDYIGSYDVNFIEAKVSVKVRSHRIISIKLLKHKTERGKKAEVITDEVVKAQSLKVDTITGATNSSKVILKAIETALKSGEKV; encoded by the coding sequence TTGGTAAGAAAAATTGTATTATCTGTAATTGGAGTTGTAATTTCAATAGGAATAATAGTTTTAGCTAGATACTTTATGTCAGTAAATAATTATCAAAGTAAGGTAAAGGATACTAAGATAGAAAATGTTAATTTGCAGAAGGTTGCAGATGGTGATTATATTGGGAGTTATGATGTGAATTTTATAGAGGCAAAAGTAAGTGTTAAGGTTAGAAGTCATAGGATTATTTCTATAAAATTATTAAAGCACAAAACTGAAAGAGGAAAAAAAGCAGAGGTTATAACAGATGAAGTAGTTAAAGCTCAAAGTCTTAAGGTTGATACCATAACAGGGGCTACAAATAGCAGTAAGGTTATACTGAAAGCTATAGAAACGGCACTTAAAAGTGGTGAAAAAGTATGA
- a CDS encoding amino acid permease: MKIFRKKSLDKMMLSAQKTHLKKTLKTKDIAALGIGAVVGVGIFVATGAGAHKAGPGIIISFLLAGLVACLCGLCYSELATMFPVSGSTYSYAYITFGEIVAMIVGWCLTSEYLVACSAVASGWSGTFIGILKNAGIVLPKIITASPSKGGIVDLPAILITLILTYILYYGMKESSRVNNLIVIIKIAIILLFLILGATHIHVSNYKPFAPFGFKGIFAGASVIFFSYIGFDAIATTAEEAEDPGRDVSRGLIICLAVVSLLYISVAFVLTGMVPYNKIVTEDAVPAALASVGINWGSALVGVGAILGMISTMIAVLYGQIRVFMVMSRDGLLPKALSKVHPKHNTPYIATVLTGATAAIIAGFLPLDIITNFLSIGTLLSFSVVALAVLVLRYKMPNAERKFRCPAVPVTPIVTIICCIILMTTLKPITWVAFLVWLAIGILMYIFYGSKHSSLENEEDKAS, translated from the coding sequence ATGAAAATCTTCAGAAAAAAATCATTAGATAAGATGATGTTAAGTGCACAAAAAACACATCTTAAGAAAACACTTAAGACAAAAGACATAGCAGCATTAGGAATAGGTGCAGTTGTAGGAGTTGGAATATTTGTAGCAACAGGTGCAGGAGCTCATAAGGCTGGTCCCGGTATTATTATTTCATTTTTATTAGCTGGTTTGGTAGCTTGTCTTTGCGGACTATGTTATTCAGAACTAGCAACAATGTTTCCTGTATCAGGAAGTACTTATTCATATGCGTACATAACCTTTGGAGAGATTGTGGCTATGATAGTAGGTTGGTGTTTAACCTCTGAGTATCTTGTAGCATGTAGTGCCGTTGCATCAGGATGGTCAGGAACTTTTATTGGAATACTAAAAAATGCTGGTATAGTGCTCCCTAAAATTATTACAGCCTCGCCTAGTAAAGGTGGAATTGTAGATTTACCAGCGATTCTTATTACATTGATATTGACGTACATATTATATTATGGAATGAAAGAAAGCTCACGAGTAAATAACTTAATAGTTATTATAAAAATAGCAATTATATTACTTTTTTTAATACTTGGTGCAACTCATATACATGTTTCAAACTATAAACCATTTGCACCTTTTGGGTTTAAAGGAATTTTTGCTGGTGCATCTGTAATATTCTTCTCATATATAGGATTTGATGCTATCGCTACTACAGCTGAAGAAGCTGAAGATCCAGGAAGAGATGTTTCAAGAGGCCTTATAATTTGCCTTGCAGTAGTAAGTTTGCTTTACATTTCAGTGGCTTTTGTTTTAACAGGAATGGTTCCCTATAATAAAATAGTCACAGAGGATGCTGTTCCAGCGGCTCTTGCAAGTGTAGGAATAAACTGGGGTTCTGCGTTAGTTGGAGTTGGTGCAATTTTAGGAATGATATCAACTATGATAGCAGTTCTTTATGGACAAATAAGAGTATTCATGGTTATGTCTAGAGATGGACTTCTTCCAAAAGCACTTTCTAAAGTACACCCTAAACATAATACACCATATATAGCTACTGTTTTAACTGGAGCTACAGCAGCAATAATAGCAGGATTTTTACCACTAGACATTATAACTAACTTTTTAAGTATAGGAACATTGCTAAGCTTTTCAGTAGTCGCATTAGCAGTTTTAGTACTTAGATATAAAATGCCAAATGCAGAAAGAAAATTCAGATGTCCGGCAGTTCCTGTTACGCCTATAGTAACAATAATATGTTGTATAATTTTAATGACTACACTTAAGCCAATAACATGGGTAGCGTTTTTAGTTTGGCTTGCTATAGGAATATTAATGTACATTTTCTATGGTTCAAAACATAGCTCTCTTGAAAATGAAGAAGATAAAGCTAGTTAA
- a CDS encoding metallophosphoesterase, whose amino-acid sequence MLIVVIIILIILSSRVFIDNNVIQICKYKIFSKRLPKEFNGFTIVQLADLHSKRYGDDNAKLINKINKINPNVIMVTGDMINDDGNYSVCIKLLENLSSKYKVYFIVGNHEQNLRILNPHKYNNMMAELMKIKVDVLLNEKREILLNGKIINLYGAFMESRYYRNMLDKKSKSIEFTLEDLEENIGQANSELYNILMIHNPIFFETYSDWGADLVLCGHMHGGMVRFPLIGGVFSPENNLFPKFCSGIFQQNNASMIVSRGIGIGSFGFRFFNRPELTVITLKNK is encoded by the coding sequence ATGCTAATAGTAGTAATTATAATTTTGATTATATTAAGTTCAAGAGTGTTTATAGATAATAATGTTATTCAAATCTGTAAATATAAAATATTCTCTAAAAGATTGCCGAAAGAATTTAATGGATTTACAATTGTGCAATTAGCAGATCTCCATAGTAAAAGATATGGTGATGATAATGCAAAATTAATAAACAAGATAAATAAGATAAATCCTAATGTAATTATGGTTACAGGTGATATGATAAATGATGATGGAAATTACAGTGTTTGTATAAAGCTACTTGAAAATTTGAGCTCAAAATATAAGGTTTATTTTATAGTTGGAAATCATGAACAAAATTTAAGAATACTTAATCCACATAAATATAATAATATGATGGCAGAACTTATGAAGATAAAAGTGGACGTTTTATTAAATGAAAAAAGAGAGATTTTATTGAATGGGAAAATAATAAATTTATATGGTGCATTTATGGAGTCAAGATATTATAGAAATATGCTTGATAAAAAATCAAAAAGTATAGAGTTTACACTAGAGGATCTTGAAGAAAATATAGGTCAAGCAAATAGTGAATTGTATAATATTTTGATGATACATAATCCTATTTTTTTTGAAACATACAGTGACTGGGGAGCGGATCTTGTATTATGTGGACATATGCATGGGGGGATGGTAAGATTTCCACTTATAGGGGGAGTATTTTCACCAGAAAATAATTTGTTTCCCAAGTTTTGCAGTGGTATATTTCAACAGAATAATGCAAGTATGATAGTAAGTAGAGGTATTGGAATAGGAAGTTTTGGTTTTAGATTCTTTAATAGGCCGGAATTAACTGTTATTACTTTGAAAAATAAATAG
- a CDS encoding methyl-accepting chemotaxis protein, protein MLRGKKLKSKKSLGIKSCLILSFSIIIFITMSILSFVVYTKSKKALTNLGEDALRNRINMAITEMEILQNQVDNKKLTLKNAQEIFRQKMLGPKNSNNKTRPFNKNLELNISAYMYAIDSKGIEKMHPKKEGENISNMVDPKGNNVTNLIINEGNSPKNKGIIHFYWKNPGETSMKPKTNAVGYFKPWDWYINVGAYDSDFYKPANTILYFTLLVAILNLLIGSLLIYIIISKKIDPLKNIKYAMTKAASGKLTVRADIKYNDEIGNISSAFNTMMDKIQEIVVKIKDSSNEIQDKSQNLTSTSEELSSSTEEVEKIISTVSTGANLQVSDLAKVSELLNSLNHNMQLISTKLGAVKTEGDTANSKIDLGESEITNLLTSMDTIKTSFQAVVTKIRTLNASITEIVDTTKFINEISEDTNLLALNAAIEAARAGEAGRGFSVVSEKIRELAEQTQSLTNKITSLTASLNDNTSEVISTTKNMETYFEAQSSSIKNTAIQFKNIFESINNIFPLIENSYTSMSEISSSKNTLLSKLDTLNSVAIKNSKTSDSVAVSSNNLASASQEVAINAQNLNVIASNLLNTVNNFEI, encoded by the coding sequence ATGTTAAGGGGAAAAAAACTAAAGTCAAAAAAATCATTAGGTATAAAATCTTGTCTAATTCTATCTTTTTCAATTATTATTTTTATTACTATGTCCATATTAAGCTTTGTAGTTTACACAAAATCAAAAAAGGCACTTACCAATTTAGGTGAAGATGCATTAAGAAATAGAATTAATATGGCAATTACAGAAATGGAAATACTTCAAAACCAAGTGGATAATAAAAAATTAACTTTAAAAAATGCTCAAGAAATTTTCCGTCAAAAAATGCTTGGTCCTAAAAATTCAAATAATAAAACACGTCCTTTTAATAAAAATTTAGAACTTAATATTAGTGCGTATATGTATGCAATTGATAGTAAGGGAATTGAAAAAATGCATCCTAAAAAAGAGGGTGAAAACATTTCCAATATGGTTGATCCAAAAGGCAACAATGTAACAAATCTTATAATTAATGAAGGAAATTCACCTAAAAACAAAGGTATTATCCATTTTTATTGGAAAAACCCAGGCGAAACTTCTATGAAACCTAAAACAAATGCAGTTGGATACTTTAAACCTTGGGATTGGTATATTAATGTTGGTGCATACGACAGCGATTTTTACAAACCAGCCAATACCATACTCTATTTCACACTACTTGTAGCTATACTTAACTTACTTATCGGTTCATTACTAATTTATATAATTATATCAAAAAAAATAGATCCGCTTAAAAATATAAAGTATGCTATGACAAAAGCTGCTTCTGGAAAACTTACTGTACGAGCTGATATAAAATATAATGACGAAATAGGTAACATATCTTCTGCTTTTAATACTATGATGGATAAAATTCAAGAAATAGTAGTTAAAATCAAAGATTCTTCAAATGAAATTCAAGATAAATCGCAAAACTTAACCTCAACCTCTGAAGAACTATCATCTTCCACCGAAGAAGTTGAAAAAATAATATCAACTGTTTCAACTGGTGCTAATTTACAAGTTTCAGATTTAGCCAAAGTCTCTGAACTTCTAAATAGTTTAAACCATAATATGCAGTTAATATCCACAAAATTAGGGGCTGTAAAAACTGAAGGTGACACTGCCAATTCAAAAATTGACTTAGGTGAGAGTGAAATTACAAATTTACTTACTTCTATGGATACTATAAAAACTTCCTTTCAAGCGGTTGTTACCAAAATAAGAACCCTTAATGCATCCATAACAGAAATAGTAGATACAACAAAATTTATAAATGAAATATCTGAAGATACAAATCTTTTAGCTTTAAACGCTGCAATTGAAGCTGCTAGAGCTGGTGAGGCTGGACGTGGATTTTCAGTTGTTTCAGAAAAAATCAGAGAATTAGCCGAACAAACTCAGAGTTTAACAAATAAAATTACTTCCTTAACGGCTTCCTTAAATGATAACACCAGTGAAGTAATATCTACCACCAAAAATATGGAAACATACTTTGAGGCTCAATCTTCTTCTATAAAAAATACTGCTATACAATTTAAAAATATATTTGAATCTATTAATAATATATTTCCTCTTATTGAAAATTCGTATACTTCAATGAGTGAAATATCCTCCTCAAAAAACACATTACTTTCAAAACTAGATACTTTAAATTCTGTTGCAATAAAGAACTCTAAAACCTCTGATTCCGTTGCTGTTTCTTCAAATAATCTTGCTAGTGCTTCTCAAGAAGTTGCCATTAATGCACAAAATCTTAATGTTATAGCAAGTAATCTTTTAAATACAGTAAACAATTTTGAAATTTAG
- a CDS encoding FAD:protein FMN transferase, which yields MNEEYIQSEMFCMGTIITQRIYGENGKEVMLEVEREMRALEKAMNFYDTSSEIGVLNECGFEKEIELSKEVYDVIRSAKYFSEISSGAFDICLAPIIKLWGVFSDKEKIPSRREIDTALRLVNCRDLILDDKSRTVRLSKKNMMVDLGGIAKGFAADKAIEIYKTRDIKAAFINLGGNVAVFGKRPEGDAWCIGIQNPLKERGEIIAALNINNKSVVTSGNYVRYFQKNNIKYHHIMDGRTGYPARSSLLSVTVIAENSMLCDALSTAAFVLGINRGIELIKRFIDVDAIFVTEDKKIKVTQNITENFYLIDRNKFSYI from the coding sequence ATGAATGAAGAATATATTCAAAGTGAAATGTTTTGTATGGGAACAATAATAACACAAAGAATATATGGTGAAAATGGAAAGGAAGTAATGCTTGAAGTTGAAAGGGAGATGAGGGCTTTAGAGAAGGCTATGAATTTTTATGATACTTCAAGTGAAATAGGAGTTCTAAATGAATGTGGCTTTGAAAAGGAAATTGAGCTTAGCAAGGAGGTTTATGATGTAATTAGAAGTGCAAAATATTTTTCTGAAATTTCAAGCGGAGCTTTTGATATATGCTTAGCTCCCATTATAAAGTTATGGGGAGTTTTTTCAGATAAAGAAAAGATACCTAGTAGACGGGAAATTGATACTGCACTTAGGTTGGTTAATTGTAGAGACTTAATACTAGATGATAAAAGTCGTACTGTTAGATTATCTAAAAAAAATATGATGGTAGATTTAGGTGGAATAGCTAAAGGATTTGCAGCAGATAAGGCAATTGAAATTTACAAAACTAGAGACATTAAAGCAGCATTTATAAATCTTGGAGGTAATGTAGCTGTGTTTGGTAAAAGGCCAGAAGGTGATGCTTGGTGTATAGGAATACAGAATCCACTAAAGGAAAGAGGGGAAATAATAGCTGCACTTAATATTAATAATAAATCTGTGGTCACTTCAGGAAATTATGTAAGATACTTTCAAAAAAATAATATTAAATATCATCATATAATGGATGGAAGAACAGGCTATCCAGCAAGGTCAAGCCTTTTAAGTGTAACAGTAATTGCAGAAAATTCAATGTTGTGTGATGCTCTTTCTACAGCTGCTTTTGTGCTAGGGATTAATAGGGGAATTGAATTAATTAAAAGGTTTATAGATGTAGATGCAATATTTGTTACAGAAGACAAGAAAATAAAAGTTACACAAAATATAACTGAAAACTTTTATTTAATAGATCGAAATAAATTTAGCTACATATAA
- a CDS encoding DNRLRE domain-containing protein: protein MSEFNFTPIGTTFVYSAAPTKNYSTLDTIYVGKAQTGTDFYRGILQFDLSKIPIEASVLAAKLKLYVNYNLNSALKQIKLYQILQGYAINTVTFNTQPIINNNYVSYINLTNEINEVININLTNLASQWHKGEASNFGVVINGEEASQGSIVGFSSINTINSSQWPRLDVEFSNGSSSNRVLTSYGTENYTTADSIMTSNAIPLGVGNGTFAISNVGLNSAQVEIQLSNDQNRWFYDGLSYESNVVLQPGNTTIVTSRGNMAYMRIAYSSYEKGKSTEISISPSVLT, encoded by the coding sequence GTGAGTGAGTTTAATTTCACTCCAATTGGTACAACCTTTGTTTATTCGGCAGCGCCAACTAAGAACTATAGTACGCTGGATACTATTTATGTAGGTAAAGCTCAAACTGGAACAGATTTTTATAGAGGGATACTTCAATTTGATTTATCTAAAATTCCAATTGAAGCTTCAGTATTAGCAGCAAAGCTTAAATTATATGTAAATTATAATTTAAACTCTGCATTAAAACAAATTAAGTTGTATCAGATATTACAAGGCTATGCAATAAATACTGTAACATTTAATACGCAGCCAATTATAAATAACAATTATGTTAGTTATATTAATTTGACCAATGAAATTAATGAAGTTATTAATATAAATTTAACTAATTTGGCTAGTCAGTGGCATAAGGGAGAAGCAAGCAATTTTGGTGTTGTAATTAACGGAGAGGAAGCTAGTCAAGGATCAATAGTAGGTTTCTCAAGTATTAATACTATAAATAGTAGTCAATGGCCTAGATTAGATGTTGAATTTTCAAATGGAAGTTCTTCAAATAGAGTTCTCACAAGCTATGGAACAGAAAATTATACAACAGCAGATTCTATTATGACATCAAATGCAATACCTCTTGGAGTTGGAAATGGTACTTTTGCAATTAGTAATGTTGGTTTAAATAGTGCGCAGGTTGAAATTCAATTAAGTAATGATCAAAATCGATGGTTTTATGATGGTTTAAGCTATGAAAGCAATGTAGTGTTACAACCAGGTAATACAACGATTGTAACTTCTAGAGGAAATATGGCTTATATGCGAATAGCATACAGCTCATATGAAAAAGGCAAGTCAACAGAAATTAGTATAAGTCCATCTGTTTTAACTTGA